A stretch of the Mycobacterium sp. ITM-2016-00317 genome encodes the following:
- the ripA gene encoding NlpC/P60 family peptidoglycan endopeptidase RipA: MRRTPGSASASRLCAASLAMGMSMGMVITLPNLAPNLALAQPVQQSGLAALVTDVANVNQKLQDLGAQIQMQQESVNKAILDVQNAREKAEAAKLEVDASAQRVKDANAAIAAAQDRFDTFAASMYVSGPSSSYLSASDPSDILRTAATGQALSISSQKVMADLQRARTEQVNRESAARLAQRQADDAVKAAEGSQQDAVAALTNAQETFKSQQVELDRLTAERAQAQAKLQEARTLAAPSGTGPAAAPAGAAKPAPGSAAAPAPGGGSADWDVDPATGNRETAWDMTLPQIPSAFVSGDPIQIINAVIKIITTSLKVTQDLGRKFLQSIGLLPTPTGITNGAIPTLYGRQATEYVIKRGMSQMGVPYSWGGGNASGPSRGIDRGANTVGFDCSGLMLYMFAGVGIKLDHYSGSQYNAGRKVPSSQMRRGDMIFYGPNASQHVAMYLGDGQMLEAPYTGSVVKISPVRTSGMTPFVTRMIEW; the protein is encoded by the coding sequence ATGAGACGCACCCCCGGCAGCGCCTCCGCTTCGCGGCTGTGCGCGGCGTCGCTGGCTATGGGCATGTCGATGGGCATGGTCATCACGCTGCCGAACCTGGCGCCCAACCTGGCCCTGGCGCAGCCTGTCCAGCAGAGCGGCCTGGCCGCGCTGGTGACCGACGTCGCCAACGTCAATCAGAAACTGCAGGACCTCGGCGCGCAGATCCAGATGCAGCAGGAGAGCGTCAACAAGGCGATCCTCGACGTGCAGAACGCCCGGGAAAAGGCAGAGGCCGCCAAGCTCGAGGTCGACGCCAGCGCGCAGCGCGTCAAGGACGCCAACGCCGCGATCGCCGCCGCGCAGGACCGGTTCGACACCTTCGCCGCGTCGATGTATGTCAGCGGACCGTCGAGTTCCTATCTGAGCGCGTCCGATCCGTCGGACATCCTGCGCACCGCGGCGACCGGGCAGGCGCTGTCGATCAGTTCGCAGAAGGTGATGGCCGATCTGCAGCGGGCCCGCACCGAACAGGTCAACCGGGAGTCCGCCGCCCGGCTGGCCCAGCGCCAGGCCGATGACGCGGTCAAGGCCGCCGAGGGCAGCCAGCAGGACGCGGTGGCCGCGCTGACCAACGCCCAGGAGACCTTCAAGTCCCAGCAGGTCGAACTCGACCGGCTCACCGCCGAGCGCGCGCAGGCGCAGGCCAAGCTGCAGGAGGCCAGGACGCTGGCCGCCCCGTCGGGCACCGGACCCGCCGCCGCGCCCGCGGGGGCGGCCAAGCCCGCGCCGGGGTCGGCTGCGGCGCCCGCCCCGGGCGGCGGCAGTGCCGACTGGGACGTCGACCCCGCGACCGGCAACCGCGAGACCGCCTGGGACATGACGCTGCCCCAGATCCCGAGCGCGTTCGTCAGCGGCGATCCGATCCAGATCATCAACGCGGTCATCAAGATCATCACGACGTCGTTGAAGGTCACCCAGGATCTCGGCCGCAAGTTCCTGCAGAGCATCGGTCTGCTGCCGACCCCGACCGGCATCACCAACGGTGCGATCCCGACGCTGTACGGCAGGCAGGCCACCGAGTACGTGATCAAGCGCGGCATGTCGCAGATGGGTGTGCCGTACTCGTGGGGCGGCGGTAACGCCTCCGGCCCCAGCCGCGGAATCGACCGCGGCGCGAACACGGTCGGCTTCGACTGCTCCGGTCTGATGCTCTACATGTTCGCCGGCGTCGGCATCAAGCTCGACCACTACTCGGGCTCGCAGTACAACGCAGGCCGCAAGGTGCCGTCGTCGCAGATGCGCCGCGGCGACATGATCTTCTACGGCCCCAATGCCAGCCAGCACGTCGCGATGTACCTCGGCGACGGCCAGATGCTGGAAGCCCCGTACACCGGTTCGGTGGTCAAGATCTCGCCGGTGCGCACCAGCGGGATGACCCCGTTCGTGACCCGAATGATCGAGTGGTGA
- a CDS encoding VWA domain-containing protein → MTLPLLGPMSLSGFEHPWFFLFFFVVLGIIALYVVMQLSRQRRMLRFANMELLESVAPKRPSRLRHLPAVLLILSLVSFTIAMAGPTHDVRIPRNRAVVMLVVDVSQSMRATDVAPNRLVAAQEAAKQFADQLTPGINLGLIAYAGTATVLVSPTTNREATKTAIDKLQLADRTATGEGIFTALQAVATVGAVIGGGDEPPPARIVLMSDGKETVPSNPDNPKGAYTAARTAKDQGVPISTVSFGTPYGYVEINDQRQPVPVDDEMLKKIADLSGGEAFTASSLEQLKQVFTDLQEQIGYETIKGDASVGWLRLGSALLALAALGALLFNRRLPG, encoded by the coding sequence ATGACTTTACCGTTGCTCGGACCGATGTCGCTCTCAGGTTTCGAACATCCGTGGTTCTTCCTGTTCTTCTTCGTCGTGCTCGGGATCATCGCGCTGTACGTCGTGATGCAGCTGTCCCGCCAGCGGCGGATGCTGCGCTTTGCGAACATGGAGCTGCTGGAGAGCGTGGCGCCCAAACGGCCCAGCCGGCTGCGGCACCTGCCTGCGGTGCTGCTGATCCTGTCGCTGGTGTCGTTCACGATCGCGATGGCCGGGCCCACCCACGATGTGCGGATCCCGCGCAACCGGGCCGTGGTGATGCTCGTCGTCGACGTCTCGCAGTCGATGCGGGCCACCGACGTGGCCCCCAACCGGCTGGTCGCCGCGCAGGAAGCGGCCAAACAGTTCGCCGACCAGCTGACCCCGGGCATCAACCTCGGCCTGATCGCCTACGCGGGCACCGCGACGGTGCTGGTGTCACCGACCACCAACCGTGAGGCCACCAAGACCGCGATCGACAAGTTGCAGCTCGCCGACCGCACCGCCACCGGTGAGGGCATCTTCACCGCACTGCAGGCGGTGGCCACCGTCGGCGCGGTGATCGGCGGCGGCGACGAACCGCCACCGGCGCGCATCGTGCTGATGTCCGACGGCAAGGAGACCGTGCCGTCCAACCCGGACAACCCCAAGGGCGCCTACACCGCCGCGCGCACCGCCAAGGACCAAGGGGTGCCGATCTCCACGGTGTCGTTCGGCACCCCGTACGGCTACGTCGAGATCAACGACCAGCGCCAGCCGGTCCCGGTCGACGACGAGATGCTCAAGAAGATCGCCGACCTGTCCGGCGGCGAGGCGTTCACCGCATCCAGCCTCGAGCAACTCAAGCAAGTTTTCACCGACCTGCAGGAGCAGATCGGCTACGAGACCATCAAGGGCGACGCCAGCGTGGGCTGGCTCCGGCTCGGTTCCGCTCTGCTGGCGCTCGCCGCGCTGGGGGCGCTGCTGTTCAACCGGCGCCTGCCCGGCTAG
- a CDS encoding aldo/keto reductase: MTLDHYVTLGRSGLRVSPFALGAMTFGEDSGGAGCSVAESESIITSYLERGGNFIDTANFYTNGHSEKILGDYFAARPHRRDRVILATKFFTNMYPGDPNGGGAGRRSMVAQLEESLRRLRTDHVDLYWLHNWDRHTPIEETMRTLDDLVRAGKVRYIGFSNIPAWVTAQAQTMALLARWTPLVALQVGYSLLNRAVEAEIAPLAWDQGLALVPWSPLQNGFLSGKYRRGTHVTDSARAAFVGGPTEAEFTVIDAVAAVAEELDTTSAAVALAWLRARRGTVVPILGARRLQHLETNLAGLEITLTPDQLERLDTVSAPQLQVPVAPQLLAALQFAGATVDGLASVAYPPLAEGTARY, translated from the coding sequence ATGACACTCGACCATTACGTCACGCTCGGCCGTTCCGGCCTGCGCGTGAGCCCATTCGCCCTGGGTGCCATGACATTCGGTGAGGATTCCGGTGGAGCCGGCTGCAGTGTCGCCGAGTCCGAGTCCATCATCACCAGCTACCTCGAGCGCGGCGGAAACTTCATCGACACCGCGAACTTCTACACCAACGGACACTCCGAGAAGATTCTCGGTGACTATTTCGCTGCGCGTCCCCATCGGCGGGATCGTGTCATCCTGGCGACCAAGTTCTTCACCAACATGTACCCGGGCGACCCCAACGGTGGGGGCGCCGGCAGACGGTCGATGGTGGCTCAACTCGAGGAGAGCCTGCGCCGGTTGCGCACAGACCACGTCGATCTGTACTGGCTGCACAACTGGGACCGGCACACACCGATCGAGGAGACCATGCGCACCCTCGACGATCTGGTCCGGGCTGGAAAGGTCCGCTACATCGGCTTCTCCAACATCCCCGCCTGGGTGACCGCCCAGGCGCAGACGATGGCGCTGCTCGCCCGCTGGACACCCCTGGTGGCGCTGCAGGTCGGCTACTCGCTGCTGAACCGCGCAGTGGAGGCCGAGATCGCCCCGCTGGCGTGGGACCAGGGCCTGGCGCTGGTGCCGTGGAGCCCGTTGCAGAACGGGTTCCTGTCAGGAAAATACCGGCGTGGGACGCACGTCACCGATTCTGCCCGGGCCGCCTTCGTCGGCGGTCCGACCGAGGCCGAGTTCACGGTGATCGATGCGGTCGCGGCCGTTGCCGAGGAACTCGACACCACCTCGGCCGCTGTGGCATTGGCGTGGCTGCGGGCCCGCCGCGGCACCGTCGTGCCGATCCTGGGAGCACGACGTCTCCAGCATCTGGAGACCAACCTCGCCGGCCTGGAGATCACCTTGACGCCCGATCAGCTGGAACGTCTCGACACGGTGTCCGCACCGCAACTGCAGGTTCCGGTGGCGCCCCAACTGCTGGCCGCGTTGCAGTTCGCCGGCGCGACGGTGGACGGACTGGCGTCGGTCGCCTATCCCCCGCTGGCCGAAGGCACCGCGCGGTACTAG
- a CDS encoding DUF6676 family protein, translating into MTGPLFVPFLPTYIPPELCLTVGIDPAAPGAPDVCMDVVRDDVAATGVSARGLDPEAVAQLEQVVEDAESQGIDLKIVVVDANPPIHTPLRDVATEIGADNPGATVLALSPSFAGTYSPEFDRVTLEAGEDLAKTGDPVLSSKNFVGELTAPHFPWTPFTIVVVSAVALAVVATRLLQKWGKRDASADSASTSSD; encoded by the coding sequence GTGACCGGACCGCTTTTCGTGCCGTTCCTGCCGACCTACATCCCGCCGGAGCTGTGCCTGACCGTGGGCATCGACCCGGCGGCGCCAGGCGCGCCCGACGTGTGCATGGACGTCGTGCGGGACGACGTCGCTGCGACGGGTGTCAGCGCCCGGGGTCTGGACCCCGAAGCGGTGGCGCAACTGGAGCAGGTCGTCGAGGACGCCGAGAGTCAGGGCATCGATCTCAAGATCGTGGTGGTCGATGCGAACCCGCCGATCCACACGCCGCTGCGCGACGTCGCCACCGAGATCGGCGCCGACAACCCGGGCGCGACGGTGCTGGCGCTGAGCCCGAGCTTCGCCGGCACCTACAGTCCGGAGTTCGACCGGGTGACCCTGGAGGCCGGCGAGGATCTGGCCAAGACGGGGGATCCGGTGCTGTCGTCGAAGAATTTCGTGGGCGAGTTGACGGCCCCGCACTTTCCGTGGACGCCATTCACCATTGTCGTTGTTTCCGCAGTCGCTCTCGCCGTCGTCGCGACCCGCCTGCTGCAGAAATGGGGCAAACGCGATGCGTCTGCCGATAGTGCCTCCACCAGCTCTGACTGA
- the ripB gene encoding NlpC/P60 family peptidoglycan endopeptidase RipB, with product MALRRFVIAVATAVALLAGAVAPATAQPDSGQWDPTLPKIFSAGAPGDPLAIANASLAATAQATQVTMDLGRKFLQTIGLAPKDATGVAPGVVRGPAAIEYVIRRGGTQIGTPYSWGGGKPNGPSRGIDSGANTVGYDCSGFTQFSYAGVGVLIPKYSGDQYNTGRKVPVQQAKRGDLLFWGPNGSQHVAIYLGGGKMLESSGSAGKVTVSPVRMSGLQPYVARIIES from the coding sequence ATCGCCCTGCGTCGCTTCGTCATCGCGGTGGCAACCGCCGTCGCACTGCTGGCAGGCGCTGTCGCGCCGGCCACCGCCCAACCCGACAGCGGGCAGTGGGACCCGACCCTGCCGAAGATCTTCAGCGCCGGCGCGCCCGGCGACCCGCTGGCGATCGCGAACGCGTCGCTGGCGGCCACCGCCCAGGCCACCCAGGTGACCATGGACTTGGGCCGCAAGTTCCTGCAGACCATCGGGCTGGCGCCCAAGGACGCAACCGGTGTCGCCCCCGGCGTCGTTCGGGGGCCCGCGGCCATCGAGTACGTGATCCGGCGCGGCGGCACCCAGATCGGCACCCCGTACTCGTGGGGCGGCGGTAAGCCCAACGGTCCCAGCCGCGGCATCGACTCGGGCGCCAACACCGTCGGCTACGACTGCTCCGGCTTCACCCAGTTCTCCTACGCCGGCGTGGGCGTACTGATCCCGAAGTACTCCGGCGATCAGTACAACACCGGCCGCAAGGTCCCGGTCCAGCAGGCCAAGCGCGGCGATCTGCTGTTCTGGGGTCCCAACGGCAGCCAGCACGTCGCGATCTACCTCGGCGGCGGCAAGATGCTGGAGTCCTCGGGTAGTGCCGGCAAAGTGACCGTCAGCCCCGTGCGCATGTCCGGCCTGCAGCCGTACGTGGCCCGCATCATCGAATCCTGA
- a CDS encoding DUF58 domain-containing protein yields the protein MQRGEIRDPALTAALRKLELTVRRKLDGVLHGDHLGLLPGPGSEPGESRVYQPGDDVRRMDWSVTARTTHPHVRQMIADRELETWLVVDMSASLDFGTANCEKRDLAVAAAASIAFLNSGGGNRIGAIISNGETTRRVPALSGRMHEQELLRAIATTPRAPVGVRGDLAAAIDALRRPERRRGMAVIISDFLGPIDWMRPLRAVAGRHEVLGIEILDPRDIELPDVGDVVLQDTETGRTREFTIDEQLRTDFARAAAAHRAEVARTLRRCGAPLLTLRTDRDWIADVVRFVASRRRGALASR from the coding sequence ATGCAGCGCGGGGAGATCCGGGACCCTGCGCTGACCGCGGCGCTGCGCAAGCTCGAGCTCACCGTGCGCCGCAAGCTCGACGGTGTGCTGCACGGTGACCACCTCGGGCTGCTGCCGGGCCCGGGATCCGAACCGGGGGAGTCGCGGGTCTACCAGCCCGGCGACGACGTCCGGCGGATGGACTGGTCGGTGACCGCGCGCACCACCCATCCGCACGTCCGGCAGATGATCGCCGACCGCGAGCTGGAGACGTGGCTGGTGGTCGACATGTCGGCCAGCCTGGACTTCGGCACCGCCAACTGCGAGAAGCGCGACCTGGCGGTGGCTGCGGCCGCGTCGATCGCATTCCTCAACAGCGGCGGCGGCAACCGGATCGGCGCGATCATCTCCAACGGCGAGACCACCCGCCGCGTGCCCGCGCTGTCGGGCCGCATGCACGAGCAGGAACTGCTGCGGGCCATCGCCACCACCCCGCGCGCGCCGGTGGGGGTGCGCGGTGACCTCGCCGCGGCGATCGACGCACTGCGGCGGCCGGAGCGGCGCCGCGGCATGGCCGTGATCATCAGCGATTTCCTCGGGCCGATCGACTGGATGCGTCCGCTGCGCGCCGTCGCCGGCCGACACGAGGTACTCGGGATCGAGATCCTGGACCCGCGGGACATCGAGTTGCCCGACGTGGGTGATGTCGTGCTGCAGGACACCGAGACCGGCCGCACCCGCGAGTTCACCATCGACGAGCAGTTGCGCACCGACTTCGCCAGGGCCGCCGCGGCGCACCGCGCCGAGGTGGCACGCACCCTGCGCCGCTGTGGTGCCCCGCTGCTGACCCTGCGTACCGACCGGGACTGGATCGCCGACGTGGTCCGGTTCGTCGCGAGCCGGCGCCGCGGTGCGCTCGCATCGCGGTGA
- a CDS encoding MoxR family ATPase, which translates to MTSPSGPPQGAGGYPGQAPAQGYSAGAHAAPAQSGSAQSNGGLQNEVHTLERAIFEVKRIIVGQDLLVERMLVGLLAKGHVLLEGVPGVAKTLAVETFAKVVGGTFARIQFTPDLVPTDIVGTRIYRQGKEEFDIELGPVVANFLLADEINRAPAKVQSALLEVMAERKISIGGRTFPLPSPFLVMATQNPIEQEGVYQLPEAQRDRFLFKLNVDYPTPEEEREIIYRMGVKPPEPKAILNTGDLLRLQDVAANTFVHHALVDYVVRIVTATREPEKFGMPDAKAWIAYGASPRASLGIIAASRALALVRGRDYVIPQDVVEIIPDVLRHRLVLTYDALADEISAETVVNRILQTVALPQVNAIPQQGHAVPPVVPAAAAAASGR; encoded by the coding sequence ATGACCTCACCGAGTGGACCGCCGCAGGGCGCTGGAGGATATCCCGGACAGGCCCCGGCACAGGGCTACTCCGCGGGTGCGCACGCCGCGCCTGCGCAGTCCGGTTCCGCGCAGTCCAACGGCGGTCTGCAGAACGAGGTGCACACCCTGGAGCGGGCGATCTTCGAGGTCAAGCGGATCATCGTCGGCCAGGACCTGCTCGTCGAGCGGATGCTGGTGGGGCTGCTGGCCAAGGGGCACGTGCTGCTCGAAGGCGTCCCCGGCGTGGCCAAGACACTCGCCGTCGAGACCTTCGCGAAGGTGGTCGGCGGGACGTTCGCCCGCATCCAGTTCACCCCCGACCTGGTGCCCACCGACATCGTCGGCACCCGCATCTACCGGCAGGGCAAGGAAGAGTTCGACATCGAACTCGGCCCCGTGGTGGCCAACTTCCTGCTTGCCGACGAGATCAACCGTGCGCCGGCCAAGGTGCAGTCCGCGCTGCTCGAGGTGATGGCCGAGCGCAAGATCTCCATCGGCGGCAGGACCTTCCCGCTACCCAGCCCGTTCCTGGTGATGGCCACCCAGAACCCGATCGAGCAGGAAGGCGTTTACCAGCTGCCGGAGGCCCAGCGTGACCGCTTCCTGTTCAAGCTCAACGTCGACTACCCGACGCCGGAGGAAGAGCGCGAGATCATCTACCGGATGGGCGTGAAGCCGCCGGAGCCCAAGGCGATCCTCAACACCGGTGACCTGCTGCGCCTGCAGGACGTCGCCGCCAACACCTTCGTCCACCACGCGCTGGTCGACTACGTGGTGCGCATCGTCACCGCCACCCGCGAACCGGAGAAGTTCGGCATGCCGGACGCCAAGGCGTGGATCGCCTACGGCGCGTCCCCGCGCGCGTCGCTGGGCATCATCGCCGCGTCCCGGGCGCTGGCCCTGGTGCGCGGCCGCGACTATGTGATCCCGCAGGACGTCGTCGAGATCATTCCGGACGTGCTGCGGCACCGCCTGGTGCTGACCTACGACGCGCTGGCCGACGAGATCTCCGCCGAGACCGTGGTCAACCGCATCCTGCAGACAGTCGCGCTGCCGCAGGTGAACGCGATTCCGCAGCAGGGGCATGCGGTGCCGCCCGTAGTCCCGGCCGCGGCGGCCGCGGCGAGCGGTCGCTGA